A single region of the Streptococcus macedonicus ACA-DC 198 genome encodes:
- the adcR gene encoding Transcriptional repressor AdcR for Zn(2+)-responsive expression codes for MQLEKQVDKLVNQILLKAENQHELLFGDCQSGVAITNTQEHILMLLSQERLTNSDLAKRLNISQAAVTKAIKYLVSQGMLASVKNKEDARVTYFELTDIAKPVAKEHTHHHDATLAVYKNLCHQFSEDEQDVIARFLKVFSDELEGRE; via the coding sequence ATGCAGCTAGAGAAGCAAGTAGATAAGTTAGTAAATCAAATTTTGTTGAAAGCAGAAAATCAGCATGAATTGTTGTTTGGTGATTGTCAGAGTGGTGTTGCCATAACAAATACTCAAGAGCATATCTTAATGCTTCTGTCACAAGAACGTTTGACAAATTCTGATTTGGCAAAACGTTTGAATATTAGTCAGGCAGCGGTAACGAAGGCAATTAAGTATTTGGTGAGTCAAGGAATGTTAGCGTCTGTGAAAAATAAAGAGGACGCACGAGTGACCTATTTTGAATTGACAGACATTGCTAAGCCAGTTGCCAAAGAGCATACTCATCATCATGATGCAACATTGGCTGTTTACAAAAACTTATGTCACCAGTTTTCTGAGGATGAACAAGACGTTATTGCACGATTTTTGAAGGTCTTTTCAGATGAGTTAGAAGGGCGAGAATGA
- the adcB gene encoding Zinc ABC transporter, inner membrane permease protein AdcB: MLIEIFSYDFMQRAIMAVIAISIFAPILGVFLILRHQSLMSDTLSHVSLAGVALGILLGTSTTWSTILVVTIAAVILEYLQTVYKHYVEISTAILMSLGLAISLIVMSKSENGSSVNLDQYLFGSIITINIGQVIALFTIAVVVVFLTILFIRPMYILTFDEETAFVDGLPVRLMSVLFNIVTGIAIALTIPAAGALLVSTIMVLPASIAMRLGKNFKSVILIGVIVGFIGMVAGIITSYYWETPASATITVIFVGIFLLVNLFNMIFHRNS; encoded by the coding sequence ATGTTGATTGAAATATTTTCTTATGATTTTATGCAACGTGCTATTATGGCAGTAATTGCTATTAGTATTTTTGCCCCGATTTTAGGAGTTTTCCTTATCTTACGCCATCAAAGTTTAATGAGTGATACGCTTAGCCACGTTTCTTTGGCCGGTGTTGCTTTAGGTATTTTGCTTGGGACTTCAACAACTTGGTCAACGATTCTTGTTGTCACGATTGCTGCGGTTATTTTGGAGTACTTGCAGACGGTTTATAAGCATTATGTTGAAATTTCAACAGCTATTTTAATGTCGCTTGGTTTGGCGATTTCGTTGATTGTGATGAGTAAGTCTGAAAATGGTAGTAGTGTTAATTTGGATCAATATTTGTTTGGTTCGATTATTACGATAAATATAGGGCAGGTAATTGCGCTATTTACCATTGCAGTTGTTGTTGTGTTTCTAACGATTTTATTTATTAGACCAATGTATATTTTGACATTTGATGAGGAGACAGCTTTTGTTGATGGTCTGCCTGTTCGTTTAATGTCTGTTCTCTTTAATATTGTGACAGGGATTGCGATTGCTTTGACAATTCCTGCGGCTGGAGCTCTTTTGGTTTCAACGATTATGGTTTTGCCAGCAAGTATTGCTATGCGCTTGGGAAAGAATTTTAAATCGGTCATTCTTATTGGTGTAATCGTTGGTTTTATCGGTATGGTAGCTGGTATTATCACCTCTTACTACTGGGAAACACCTGCGAGTGCTACCATTACAGTTATTTTTGTGGGAATTTTCCTTTTGGTGAATTTATTTAATATGATTTTTCATCGTAATAGCTAA
- the tyrS gene encoding Tyrosyl-tRNA synthetase: protein MNIFEELKERGLVFQTTDEEALVKALTEGQVSYYTGYDPTADSLHLGHLVAILTSRRLQLAGHKPYALVGGATGLIGDPSFKDAERSLQTKETVDGWVTKIQNQLSRFLDFENGDNKAVMVNNYDWFGNVSFIDFLRDVGKYFTVNAMMSKESVKKRIETGISYTEFAYQIMQGYDFYELNDKYNVTLQIGGSDQWGNMTAGTELLRRKADKTGYVMTVPLITDSTGKKFGKSEGNAVWLDADKTSPYEMYQFWLNVMDDDAVRFLKIFTFLSLEEIAEIEREFNAARHERLAQKILAREVVTLVHGEEAYKQALKITEQLFAGNIKSLSAKELKQGLNNVPNYAVKADDNRNIVEVLVATKISPSKRQAREDVQNGAIYINGERIQDLAYTLSDDDKIDNELTVIRRGKKKYFVLTY, encoded by the coding sequence GTGAACATATTCGAAGAACTCAAAGAACGTGGCTTGGTTTTTCAAACGACTGATGAAGAAGCCCTTGTCAAAGCATTAACAGAAGGGCAAGTATCCTATTATACTGGTTATGATCCTACAGCTGATAGCTTGCACCTTGGTCACCTAGTTGCTATTTTAACATCACGCCGCCTTCAATTGGCAGGACATAAACCATATGCTCTTGTTGGAGGAGCTACTGGACTTATCGGTGACCCATCATTCAAAGATGCTGAACGCAGTCTTCAAACTAAAGAAACTGTTGACGGCTGGGTAACTAAGATTCAAAATCAATTATCACGTTTCCTTGATTTCGAAAATGGTGACAACAAAGCCGTTATGGTAAACAACTATGATTGGTTTGGTAATGTCAGCTTCATTGACTTCCTACGTGATGTCGGAAAATACTTTACTGTCAACGCTATGATGAGTAAAGAATCCGTTAAAAAACGTATCGAAACTGGTATCTCATACACTGAATTCGCCTACCAAATCATGCAAGGTTACGATTTCTACGAATTAAATGACAAATACAACGTTACCTTGCAAATCGGTGGTTCAGACCAATGGGGAAATATGACTGCTGGTACAGAGTTGCTACGCCGCAAAGCTGATAAAACAGGTTATGTCATGACCGTACCACTCATCACTGATTCAACAGGTAAAAAATTCGGTAAATCTGAAGGAAATGCTGTTTGGCTTGATGCCGACAAAACATCTCCATACGAAATGTATCAATTCTGGCTCAACGTTATGGATGACGACGCTGTTCGCTTCCTGAAAATCTTTACATTCCTTTCACTAGAAGAAATCGCTGAAATCGAAAGAGAATTCAACGCAGCTCGTCATGAACGTTTAGCACAAAAGATCTTAGCACGCGAAGTTGTCACACTTGTTCACGGCGAAGAAGCTTACAAACAAGCCCTTAAAATCACTGAACAACTTTTCGCCGGAAACATCAAGAGCCTTTCAGCAAAAGAATTGAAACAAGGTCTAAACAACGTTCCTAACTACGCTGTTAAAGCCGATGATAACCGCAATATCGTTGAAGTTCTTGTAGCCACAAAAATTTCACCATCAAAACGTCAAGCACGTGAAGACGTTCAAAATGGTGCCATCTACATCAACGGTGAACGTATCCAAGATTTAGCCTACACACTTTCTGACGACGATAAAATCGATAACGAACTAACAGTTATCCGTCGCGGTAAGAAAAAATACTTCGTGTTAACATACTAA
- the pbpF gene encoding Multimodular transpeptidase-transglycosylase — protein sequence MFKRNKKKKKTNHQKFSVIDLGSVALRTVKLLTDFFYIIIILFGMLGAGIAFGYLASQIDSVKIPSKESLVSQVTSLTRISEMSYSDGSSIASIDTDLLRTPVESDAISDNVKKAIIATEDENFESHDGVVPKAVFRAILASVLGLGETSGGSTLTQQLIKQQILGDDPTFKRKSREIIYALALERYLSKDEILTDYLNVSPFGRNNKGENIAGIEEAAQGIFGVSASDLTIPQAAFLAGLPQSPIVYSPYTAAGHLKNEEDMAYGLSRQQDVLYNMYRADYLTKAEYEEYKAYDVSQDFIQPESTTTSEHDFLYYAVLEEAQDIMYDYLVDQNGVSEQELKNDSTKESYQKLALEALQQGGYTIKTTIDKDVYNAMQNTVVQYGSTLDQGSSETVEVGNVLMDNSTGAVLGFIGGRDYSTNQNNHAFDTARSPGSSIKPIIAYGIAIDQGLLGSASMLSNYPTTFSSGQSIMHGSEEGTAMVTLQEALNTSWNIPAYWTYQMLLNDDVDVESYMKKMGYDIDDYSIESLPLGGGIETTVLQQVNAYQMISNGGVYLKDYMVDSITDSQGNVIYQHKANPVRVFSEATASILNQLLKEVITGGGTTKFYSDLKSLNATAASADWTGKTGTTDNYTDVWLVLSTPKVTLGGWAGNDDNTSLPDAAGYTYNAQYMAYLVNAIYNADSSVLGVDKKYSLSSSVIKSTVLKATGLQPGTVTVNGRSLTVNGETTTSFWAKNGAGTMTYKFAIGGTDSDYTKAWESLLTNSSITTSSSN from the coding sequence ATGTTTAAGAGAAACAAGAAAAAGAAAAAAACAAATCACCAGAAATTTAGTGTTATAGATTTGGGTTCGGTTGCTTTAAGAACAGTGAAATTATTAACCGACTTTTTTTATATTATTATCATCCTGTTTGGGATGTTAGGGGCGGGGATAGCTTTTGGTTATCTTGCAAGTCAGATTGATTCTGTCAAAATTCCTAGCAAGGAAAGTCTGGTTAGTCAGGTAACATCTCTGACTAGGATTTCAGAGATGTCGTATTCTGATGGTAGTTCGATTGCAAGTATTGATACTGATTTGTTGCGAACACCTGTTGAAAGCGACGCTATTTCAGACAATGTTAAAAAAGCTATTATTGCGACTGAGGATGAAAACTTCGAGAGCCATGATGGTGTTGTTCCAAAAGCTGTTTTTCGTGCAATCTTAGCTTCAGTACTTGGTTTGGGTGAGACAAGTGGTGGGTCAACTCTTACGCAACAGTTGATTAAACAACAAATTTTGGGAGACGATCCAACCTTTAAACGTAAATCACGCGAAATTATCTACGCATTGGCGCTAGAACGTTATTTGAGTAAAGATGAGATTTTGACTGATTATCTTAACGTCTCTCCATTCGGACGTAATAATAAAGGTGAAAATATTGCTGGGATTGAAGAAGCAGCGCAAGGGATTTTTGGCGTTTCAGCCAGTGATTTGACAATTCCACAAGCGGCATTTTTAGCTGGTTTGCCACAAAGTCCGATTGTCTATTCTCCGTACACAGCTGCAGGGCATCTAAAAAACGAGGAGGATATGGCTTATGGTTTGTCTCGTCAGCAAGATGTTCTTTATAATATGTATCGCGCAGACTATTTGACTAAAGCTGAATATGAGGAATATAAGGCTTATGATGTTAGTCAGGATTTCATTCAACCTGAATCAACGACAACGAGTGAACATGATTTCCTTTATTATGCTGTTTTAGAAGAGGCTCAGGATATCATGTATGATTATTTGGTTGATCAAAATGGTGTTTCTGAACAAGAATTAAAAAATGATTCAACGAAGGAATCTTACCAAAAATTGGCTTTAGAAGCATTGCAACAGGGTGGTTATACCATCAAAACAACAATTGATAAAGATGTTTATAACGCCATGCAGAATACCGTAGTACAATACGGTAGCACGCTTGATCAAGGAAGCTCAGAAACGGTTGAAGTTGGTAATGTCTTGATGGATAATTCAACTGGAGCTGTTCTAGGATTTATTGGTGGACGGGATTATTCAACTAACCAGAACAACCATGCGTTTGACACTGCGAGGTCACCAGGATCAAGTATTAAGCCGATTATCGCGTATGGGATTGCTATTGACCAAGGGCTTTTAGGTAGTGCTAGTATGTTATCTAACTATCCGACAACTTTCTCTAGTGGTCAGTCAATCATGCACGGTAGTGAAGAAGGAACGGCAATGGTTACTCTCCAAGAAGCTTTGAATACGTCATGGAATATTCCAGCTTATTGGACGTATCAAATGTTGCTCAATGATGACGTTGATGTTGAATCTTACATGAAGAAAATGGGATATGATATTGATGATTATTCTATTGAAAGCTTGCCTTTAGGTGGAGGAATTGAGACAACGGTTCTTCAACAAGTTAATGCTTACCAAATGATTTCAAATGGTGGTGTTTACTTGAAAGATTACATGGTTGATAGTATCACAGATAGTCAAGGCAATGTTATTTATCAACATAAAGCTAATCCTGTACGTGTCTTTTCTGAAGCAACGGCTAGCATTTTAAATCAGTTATTAAAAGAAGTTATCACTGGTGGTGGTACGACAAAATTTTATTCAGATTTGAAGAGTTTAAATGCGACAGCCGCTAGTGCGGATTGGACAGGTAAAACCGGTACAACTGACAATTATACAGACGTGTGGCTTGTGCTATCAACACCGAAAGTAACGCTTGGTGGTTGGGCAGGTAATGACGACAATACTTCTTTACCTGATGCAGCAGGATATACTTATAACGCGCAGTACATGGCTTATTTGGTTAATGCTATCTACAATGCTGATTCAAGTGTCTTAGGTGTTGATAAGAAATATAGTTTGTCTTCAAGTGTTATCAAATCAACAGTTCTTAAAGCAACAGGTTTACAGCCTGGTACGGTGACGGTCAATGGTCGTTCGCTTACTGTGAATGGTGAAACAACGACAAGTTTTTGGGCTAAGAATGGTGCGGGTACAATGACTTATAAATTTGCTATTGGTGGTACAGATAGTGATTATACAAAAGCTTGGGAAAGTTTGTTGACTAATTCCTCTATCACAACAAGTAGCAGCAACTAA
- the adcC gene encoding Zinc ABC transporter, ATP-binding protein AdcC gives MRYITVEDLSFQYDSEPVLEGINYHLDSGEFVTLTGENGAAKSTLVKATLGILTPKSGQVTISKTNKEGEKLRIAYLPQQIASFNAGFPSTVYEFVKSGRYPRNGWFRRLTKHDDEHVKISLESVGMWENRHKRIGSLSGGQKQRVVIARIFASDPDIFILDEPTTGMDAGTTETFYELMHHSAHKHGKSVLMITHDPDEVKHYADRNIHLVRNQKTPWRCFNVHGTDVKGAVDVD, from the coding sequence ATGAGATATATTACTGTAGAAGATTTGTCTTTTCAATATGATAGTGAGCCAGTTTTAGAAGGAATTAACTATCATCTTGATAGTGGAGAATTTGTCACTTTAACAGGTGAAAATGGTGCTGCCAAATCTACGTTGGTAAAGGCGACATTAGGTATTTTGACACCAAAAAGTGGTCAAGTAACCATTTCAAAAACGAATAAAGAGGGTGAGAAGCTTCGCATTGCTTATTTACCACAGCAAATTGCGAGTTTTAACGCAGGTTTTCCATCAACGGTTTATGAATTTGTGAAATCAGGGCGTTATCCAAGGAATGGTTGGTTTCGTCGTCTGACCAAGCATGATGATGAGCATGTCAAAATTAGCTTAGAATCTGTTGGCATGTGGGAAAATCGTCATAAGAGAATTGGTAGCTTGTCAGGTGGGCAAAAACAGCGTGTTGTTATTGCTAGAATTTTTGCATCTGATCCTGATATTTTTATTTTGGATGAACCAACTACTGGTATGGATGCTGGAACGACAGAAACTTTTTATGAGTTGATGCATCATAGTGCGCATAAACATGGAAAATCTGTTTTGATGATTACTCATGATCCAGATGAGGTAAAACATTATGCTGACCGTAACATTCATTTGGTACGTAATCAAAAGACGCCATGGCGTTGTTTTAATGTGCATGGTACTGATGTGAAAGGGGCTGTTGATGTTGATTGA
- the rpoB gene encoding DNA-directed RNA polymerase beta subunit: MAGHEVQYGKHRTRRSFSRIKEVLDLPNLIEIQTDSFKDFLDNGLREVFEDVLPITNFTDTMELEFVGYELKEPKYTLEEARIHDASYSAPIFVTFRLINKETGEIKTQEVFFGDFPIMTEMGTFIINGGERIIVSQLVRSPGVYFNDKVDKNGKVGYGSTVIPNRGAWLELETDSKDIAYTRIDRTRKIPFTTLVRALGFSGDDEIIDIFGDSELVRNTIEKDIHKNPSDSRTDEALKEIYERLRPGEPKTADSSRSLLVARFFDPRRYDLAAVGRYKINKKLNVKTRLLNQTIAENLVDAETGEILVEAGTVMTRDVIDSIAEQLDGDLNKFVYTPNDYAVVTEPVVLQKFKVVSPVDPDRIVTIVGNANPDDKARALTPADILAEMSYFLNLAEGLGKVDDIDHLGNRRIRAVGELLANQFRIGLARMERNVRERMSVQDNEVLTPQQIINIRPVTAAVKEFFGSSQLSQFMDQHNPLSELSHKRRLSALGPGGLTRDRAGYEVRDVHYTHYGRMCPIETPEGPNIGLINNLSTYGHLNKYGFIQTPYRKVDRATGVVTNEIVWLTADEEDEYTVAQANSKLNEDGTFAEEIVMGRHQGNNQEFPSNIVDFVDVSPKQVVAVATACIPFLENDDSNRALMGANMQRQAVPLIDPHAPYVGTGMEYQAAHDSGAAVIAKHDGRVVFSDAEKVEVRREDGSLDVYHITKFRRSNSGTAYNQRTLVKVGDIIEKGDFIADGPSMEKGEMALGQNPIVAYMTWDGYNYEDAVIMSERLVKEDVYTSVHLEEFESETRDTKLGPEEITREIPNVGEEALKDLDEMGIIRIGAEVKEGDILVGKVTPKGEKDLSAEERLLHAIFGDKSREVRDTSLRVPHGGDGVVRDVKIFTRANGDELQSGVNMLVRVYIAQKRKIKVGDKMAGRHGNKGVVSRIVPVEDMPYLPDGTPVDIMLNPLGVPSRMNIGQVMELHLGMAARNLGIHIATPVFDGATSEDLWDTVREAGMDSDAKTVLYDGRTGEPFDNRVSVGIMYMIKLHHMVDDKLHARSVGPYSLVTQQPLGGKAQFGGQRFGEMEVWALEAYGASNVLQEILTYKSDDVTGRLKAYEAITKGKPIPKPGVPESFRVLVKELQSLGLDMRVLDEDDNEVELRDLDEGEDDDVMHVDDLEKARQKQETESAEKVEDSAEENK; the protein is encoded by the coding sequence TTGGCAGGACATGAAGTTCAGTACGGAAAACACCGTACACGTCGTAGCTTTTCAAGAATCAAGGAAGTTCTTGATTTACCTAACTTGATTGAAATTCAAACGGATTCTTTTAAAGACTTCTTGGATAATGGATTGAGAGAAGTTTTTGAAGATGTACTTCCGATTACAAACTTTACGGATACTATGGAGCTTGAATTTGTTGGTTACGAGTTAAAAGAGCCTAAATATACGCTTGAAGAAGCTCGTATCCACGATGCATCTTATTCGGCACCTATTTTTGTAACCTTCCGTTTGATTAATAAAGAAACAGGAGAAATCAAAACTCAAGAAGTTTTCTTCGGTGATTTCCCAATCATGACCGAAATGGGTACATTCATTATCAATGGTGGTGAACGTATTATCGTTTCTCAGTTGGTTCGTTCTCCTGGTGTTTATTTCAACGATAAAGTTGATAAAAACGGTAAAGTTGGTTACGGTTCAACTGTAATTCCTAACCGTGGAGCTTGGCTTGAATTAGAAACAGATTCAAAAGACATTGCTTACACACGTATTGACCGTACACGTAAAATTCCATTTACAACACTTGTACGTGCACTTGGTTTCTCAGGTGATGATGAAATCATAGATATCTTTGGTGACAGCGAGCTCGTTCGTAATACTATTGAAAAAGATATTCACAAAAATCCATCAGATTCACGTACTGACGAAGCACTTAAAGAAATTTACGAACGCCTTCGTCCAGGTGAACCAAAAACAGCTGATAGCTCACGTAGTTTGCTTGTAGCTCGTTTCTTTGACCCACGTCGTTATGACTTGGCAGCTGTTGGACGTTACAAAATCAATAAAAAACTTAACGTCAAGACTCGTCTCTTGAATCAAACCATTGCTGAAAACTTGGTTGATGCTGAAACTGGTGAAATTCTTGTTGAAGCTGGTACAGTAATGACACGTGACGTGATTGATTCAATTGCTGAACAATTAGATGGTGATCTTAACAAATTTGTTTACACACCAAATGATTACGCTGTTGTCACTGAACCTGTTGTTCTTCAAAAATTCAAAGTTGTGTCACCAGTTGACCCAGACCGCATTGTTACAATCGTAGGTAATGCCAATCCTGATGATAAAGCGCGTGCGCTTACACCAGCAGACATCTTGGCTGAAATGTCATACTTCCTTAATCTTGCTGAAGGTCTTGGTAAAGTTGACGATATCGACCACCTTGGTAACCGTCGTATTCGTGCCGTTGGTGAATTGCTTGCTAACCAATTCCGTATTGGTCTTGCTCGTATGGAACGTAATGTTCGTGAACGTATGTCAGTTCAAGACAATGAAGTGTTGACACCACAACAAATCATCAACATTCGTCCTGTAACTGCGGCTGTTAAAGAATTTTTCGGTTCTTCTCAATTATCACAGTTCATGGACCAACACAACCCACTTTCTGAATTGTCTCACAAACGTCGTTTGTCAGCCTTAGGACCTGGTGGTTTGACTCGTGACCGTGCTGGTTATGAAGTTCGTGACGTGCACTACACTCACTATGGTCGTATGTGTCCAATTGAAACTCCTGAAGGACCTAACATTGGTTTGATTAATAACTTGTCAACATACGGACATCTTAATAAATATGGTTTCATCCAAACACCATATCGTAAAGTTGACCGTGCTACTGGTGTGGTTACAAACGAGATTGTTTGGTTGACTGCCGATGAAGAAGATGAATACACGGTAGCGCAAGCTAACTCAAAACTTAACGAAGATGGAACATTCGCTGAAGAAATCGTTATGGGACGTCATCAAGGTAATAACCAAGAATTCCCATCAAACATCGTTGACTTCGTAGATGTTTCTCCTAAACAAGTAGTTGCCGTTGCGACAGCATGTATTCCTTTCCTTGAAAACGATGACTCAAACCGTGCTCTTATGGGTGCCAACATGCAACGTCAAGCGGTGCCATTGATTGATCCACATGCACCATATGTTGGTACTGGTATGGAATATCAAGCAGCTCACGATTCTGGTGCCGCTGTTATCGCTAAACACGATGGACGCGTAGTTTTCTCAGATGCTGAAAAAGTTGAAGTTCGTCGTGAGGATGGTTCACTTGATGTTTACCACATTACTAAATTCCGTCGTTCAAACTCAGGTACAGCATACAACCAACGTACACTTGTTAAAGTTGGTGATATTATTGAAAAAGGTGACTTCATTGCTGACGGACCTTCTATGGAAAAAGGTGAAATGGCACTTGGTCAAAACCCAATCGTTGCCTACATGACATGGGATGGTTACAACTATGAAGATGCCGTTATCATGAGTGAACGTCTTGTTAAAGAAGATGTTTACACATCAGTTCACTTGGAAGAATTTGAATCAGAAACACGTGATACTAAGTTAGGCCCTGAAGAAATCACTCGCGAAATTCCAAACGTTGGTGAAGAAGCTCTTAAAGACCTTGACGAAATGGGTATTATCCGTATCGGTGCTGAAGTTAAAGAAGGTGATATCCTTGTAGGTAAAGTAACACCTAAAGGTGAAAAAGACCTTTCTGCTGAAGAACGCCTTCTTCACGCAATCTTCGGTGATAAATCTCGTGAAGTACGTGATACATCACTTCGTGTGCCACACGGTGGAGATGGTGTTGTTCGTGATGTTAAAATCTTCACACGTGCTAACGGTGATGAATTGCAATCAGGTGTCAACATGCTCGTTCGTGTTTACATTGCACAAAAACGTAAAATCAAAGTCGGAGATAAAATGGCCGGTCGTCACGGAAACAAAGGGGTTGTTTCTCGTATCGTTCCTGTTGAAGACATGCCATATCTTCCAGACGGAACTCCAGTTGATATCATGTTGAACCCTCTTGGGGTGCCATCTCGTATGAATATCGGACAAGTTATGGAACTTCACCTTGGTATGGCAGCTCGTAACCTCGGTATTCACATTGCAACCCCAGTCTTTGATGGGGCAACATCAGAAGACCTTTGGGATACTGTTCGTGAAGCTGGTATGGATAGCGACGCTAAGACAGTTCTTTATGACGGTCGTACAGGTGAACCATTTGATAATCGTGTCTCTGTTGGTATCATGTACATGATCAAACTTCACCACATGGTTGATGATAAACTTCACGCTCGTTCAGTTGGTCCTTACTCACTTGTTACACAACAACCTCTTGGTGGTAAAGCACAATTTGGTGGACAACGTTTCGGTGAAATGGAAGTTTGGGCTTTGGAAGCTTATGGTGCATCAAATGTCCTTCAAGAAATCTTGACATACAAGTCAGATGATGTGACTGGACGTCTTAAAGCTTATGAAGCTATCACTAAAGGTAAACCAATTCCAAAACCAGGTGTACCAGAATCATTCCGAGTGCTTGTTAAAGAATTGCAATCACTTGGTCTTGATATGCGTGTGCTTGATGAAGATGACAACGAAGTAGAACTTCGTGATCTTGATGAAGGTGAAGACGACGATGTTATGCACGTTGATGACCTTGAAAAAGCTCGTCAAAAACAAGAAACTGAATCTGCCGAAAAAGTAGAAGATTCTGCTGAAGAAAATAAATAA
- the ispE gene encoding 4-diphosphocytidyl-2-C-methyl-D-erythritol kinase: protein MTIIEKAPAKINLGLDIIGKRPDGYHDLSMIMVSVDLNDYITVSEIDGSEIVVESNNHKMPLNDKNDVFKAAKLIREICQIDSGVKIELKKSIPICAGLGGGSTDAAATIRALDKLWQLNLSKDEMIDVGFQIGSDVPYCLEAGCACISGKGEIVECLDYQLSAWVVLVKPEFGVSTRTVFPEIDCKTISHVDIASLREAVLAKDYEKMIAYMGNSLEDITIKRKPFIQKIKDRMMNCGADVALMTGSGPTVYALCRSEKKADRLVNSMRGFCKEVYKVRIL from the coding sequence ATGACTATTATTGAGAAGGCACCAGCTAAGATTAATTTGGGGCTAGATATTATTGGAAAACGACCGGATGGTTATCATGATTTATCTATGATTATGGTTAGTGTTGATTTGAATGACTATATTACGGTTTCTGAAATTGATGGAAGTGAGATTGTGGTTGAGTCTAATAATCATAAAATGCCCTTGAATGATAAAAATGACGTTTTTAAGGCTGCTAAATTGATTCGTGAGATTTGTCAGATTGATTCAGGGGTTAAGATTGAGTTGAAAAAATCAATTCCTATTTGTGCTGGCCTGGGTGGTGGTTCAACAGATGCTGCTGCTACAATTCGAGCTTTGGATAAATTATGGCAGCTTAATCTTTCTAAGGATGAAATGATTGATGTTGGATTTCAAATTGGGAGTGATGTTCCGTACTGTCTGGAGGCAGGTTGTGCGTGTATTTCTGGTAAGGGAGAGATTGTAGAATGTCTTGATTATCAATTATCAGCTTGGGTTGTTTTGGTGAAACCTGAGTTTGGTGTTTCAACACGTACGGTTTTTCCTGAAATTGATTGTAAGACGATTTCACATGTAGATATCGCTTCGTTACGAGAGGCGGTGCTTGCTAAGGATTACGAAAAAATGATTGCATATATGGGAAATTCTTTGGAGGATATTACCATTAAGCGCAAGCCGTTTATTCAAAAAATCAAGGATCGGATGATGAATTGTGGAGCAGATGTTGCTTTGATGACGGGAAGTGGTCCGACCGTTTATGCTTTGTGTCGTTCGGAAAAAAAAGCCGATCGTCTGGTCAATAGTATGCGTGGCTTTTGTAAGGAAGTTTACAAGGTTCGTATTTTATAG